The following are encoded in a window of Sebastes umbrosus isolate fSebUmb1 chromosome 7, fSebUmb1.pri, whole genome shotgun sequence genomic DNA:
- the pxylp1 gene encoding 2-phosphoxylose phosphatase 1 isoform X2, whose translation MLARNRFLLLVAVGGAALAVISLSLQFLNLIPITPILEERPFQSADGGVGVALGKSRKRVFPVPHTQEPNPISEAYSYCNTPNRTEQAWEGHSPADYKLLSVQVMIRHGDRYPLYYIPKTKRPAIDCTLSVSRKPSHPLLNSFIRHMGQGARGHWESPLGSVPRLPSHSACEMGELTQTGVVQHLRNGQLLHQAYKHYNLLLSDWSPRQVWVETTGKSRTLQSGLAFLYGFLPGFDWTKLTVRHQWSTLFCGSACDCPARNRYLEEEQRRQYRLRVSDTELERTYADMARTLGLPTRQLRAANPIDSLLCHLCHGISFPCVPMGDGTGGCLTMAQFAVIRRQQLDDEVDRRRVGLYHKYAILAMYPYLNRTATKMERVARDNEAGRQPRAGGEEVFTLSSAHDVTMAPLLSALGLEEARFPRFAARVVFELWKSPPAAQGKQKKKAGKGEKSKAKDGELFIRVLYNGEDVTFHTTFCRSHNRHASQPLCPLKNFLSFVRRDMFSVVNATSYQEACSRRPG comes from the exons ATGCTGGCTCGTAACCGCTTCCTCCTCCTGGTGGCGGTGGGCGGGGCCGCGCTGGCCGTCATCAGTCTGAGCCTCCAGTTCT TGAACCTGATCCCCATCACTCCCATCCTGGAGGAGCGACCCTTCCAGTCGGCAGATGGAGGTGTTGGGGTGGCTCTGGGGAAGAGCAGAAAGAGGGTGTTCCCGGTGCCTCACACCCAGGAGCCCAACCCCATATCTGAGGCTTACAGCTACTGTAACACTCCCAACCGCACCGAACAGGCCTGGGAGG GTCACAGTCCTGCTGACTACAAGCTACTGTCTGTCCAGGTGATGATTCGCCACGGTGACCGCTACCCTCTCTACTACATCCCCAAGACCAAACGGCCCGCCATCGACTGCACCTTGTCCGTCAGCAG GAAGCCCTCCCACCCCCTGCTGAACTCCTTCATCCGTCACATGGGCCAGGGAGCTCGCGGCCACTGGGAGTCACCACTGGGCTCTGTTCCCCGTCTGCCCAGCCACAGTGCCTGTGAGATGGGAGAACTCACGCAGACAG GTGTGGTGCAGCACCTGCGCAACGGGCAGCTCCTCCACCAAGCCTACAAGCATTACAATCTCCTCCTCTCCGACTGGTCGCCCCGCCAAGTGTGGGTTGAGACCACAGGTAAGAGCCGCACTCTCCAGAGCGGACTGGCCTTCCTCTACGGCTTCCTCCCGGGCTTCGATTGGACGAAACTGACGGTGCGGCACCAGTGGAGCACGTTGTTCTGCGGCTCGGCCTGCGACTGCCCCGCCAGGAACCGATACCTGGAGGAAGAGCAGCGGAGGCAGTATCGGCTCAGAGTGAGCGATACCGAACTGGAGAGGACTTACGCCGATATGGCGCGGACGTTGGGTCTGCCCACCCGCCAGCTCCGAGCTGCGAACCCTATAGACTCCCTGCTGTGCCACCTGTGCCACGGCATTTCTTTCCCATGCGTTCCCATGGGTGATGGCACCGGTGGATGTCTGACGATGGCACAGTTCGCTGTGATTCGTCGGCAGCAGCTGGATGATGAGGTGGATCGGAGAAGAGTGGGGCTGTACCATAAATACGCCATCCTGGCCATGTACCCCTACCTCAACCGAACTGCCACCAAGATGGAGCGTGTTGCCAGAGACAACGAGGCAGGCCGACAGCCTCGCGCAGGGGGCGAGGAGGTCTTCACCCTCTCCTCAGCCCACGACGTCACCATGGCCCCGCTGCTGAGCGCCCTGGGACTGGAGGAGGCACGCTTCCCACGCTTTGCAGCGAGAGTAGTCTTTGAACTGTGGAAGAGTCCCCCGGCCGCGCAaggaaaacagaagaagaaagccGGCAAAGGTGAGAAGTCGAAGGCGAAAGACGGGGAGCTGTTCATCAGGGTGCTGTACAACGGCGAGGATGTGACATTTCACACCACCTTCTGTCGCTCACACAACCGCCACGCCAGCCAACCCCTTTGCCCTCTGAAGAACTTCCTGTCTTTTGTCAGGAGAGACATGTTCAGTGTTGTCAACGCTACTTCCTACCAGGAGGCCTGCTCCCGGCGCCCTGGTTga
- the pxylp1 gene encoding 2-phosphoxylose phosphatase 1 isoform X1, whose translation MSSSVRGWTSSYRAVVKMVSAVATHLLLFLVSVNLIPITPILEERPFQSADGGVGVALGKSRKRVFPVPHTQEPNPISEAYSYCNTPNRTEQAWEGHSPADYKLLSVQVMIRHGDRYPLYYIPKTKRPAIDCTLSVSRKPSHPLLNSFIRHMGQGARGHWESPLGSVPRLPSHSACEMGELTQTGVVQHLRNGQLLHQAYKHYNLLLSDWSPRQVWVETTGKSRTLQSGLAFLYGFLPGFDWTKLTVRHQWSTLFCGSACDCPARNRYLEEEQRRQYRLRVSDTELERTYADMARTLGLPTRQLRAANPIDSLLCHLCHGISFPCVPMGDGTGGCLTMAQFAVIRRQQLDDEVDRRRVGLYHKYAILAMYPYLNRTATKMERVARDNEAGRQPRAGGEEVFTLSSAHDVTMAPLLSALGLEEARFPRFAARVVFELWKSPPAAQGKQKKKAGKGEKSKAKDGELFIRVLYNGEDVTFHTTFCRSHNRHASQPLCPLKNFLSFVRRDMFSVVNATSYQEACSRRPG comes from the exons ATGAGCTCCAGTGTGCGTGGCTGGACCTCAAGCTACCGAGCAGTCGTCAAAATGGTCTCCGCTGTCGCCACAcaccttctcctcttcctcgtcagTG TGAACCTGATCCCCATCACTCCCATCCTGGAGGAGCGACCCTTCCAGTCGGCAGATGGAGGTGTTGGGGTGGCTCTGGGGAAGAGCAGAAAGAGGGTGTTCCCGGTGCCTCACACCCAGGAGCCCAACCCCATATCTGAGGCTTACAGCTACTGTAACACTCCCAACCGCACCGAACAGGCCTGGGAGG GTCACAGTCCTGCTGACTACAAGCTACTGTCTGTCCAGGTGATGATTCGCCACGGTGACCGCTACCCTCTCTACTACATCCCCAAGACCAAACGGCCCGCCATCGACTGCACCTTGTCCGTCAGCAG GAAGCCCTCCCACCCCCTGCTGAACTCCTTCATCCGTCACATGGGCCAGGGAGCTCGCGGCCACTGGGAGTCACCACTGGGCTCTGTTCCCCGTCTGCCCAGCCACAGTGCCTGTGAGATGGGAGAACTCACGCAGACAG GTGTGGTGCAGCACCTGCGCAACGGGCAGCTCCTCCACCAAGCCTACAAGCATTACAATCTCCTCCTCTCCGACTGGTCGCCCCGCCAAGTGTGGGTTGAGACCACAGGTAAGAGCCGCACTCTCCAGAGCGGACTGGCCTTCCTCTACGGCTTCCTCCCGGGCTTCGATTGGACGAAACTGACGGTGCGGCACCAGTGGAGCACGTTGTTCTGCGGCTCGGCCTGCGACTGCCCCGCCAGGAACCGATACCTGGAGGAAGAGCAGCGGAGGCAGTATCGGCTCAGAGTGAGCGATACCGAACTGGAGAGGACTTACGCCGATATGGCGCGGACGTTGGGTCTGCCCACCCGCCAGCTCCGAGCTGCGAACCCTATAGACTCCCTGCTGTGCCACCTGTGCCACGGCATTTCTTTCCCATGCGTTCCCATGGGTGATGGCACCGGTGGATGTCTGACGATGGCACAGTTCGCTGTGATTCGTCGGCAGCAGCTGGATGATGAGGTGGATCGGAGAAGAGTGGGGCTGTACCATAAATACGCCATCCTGGCCATGTACCCCTACCTCAACCGAACTGCCACCAAGATGGAGCGTGTTGCCAGAGACAACGAGGCAGGCCGACAGCCTCGCGCAGGGGGCGAGGAGGTCTTCACCCTCTCCTCAGCCCACGACGTCACCATGGCCCCGCTGCTGAGCGCCCTGGGACTGGAGGAGGCACGCTTCCCACGCTTTGCAGCGAGAGTAGTCTTTGAACTGTGGAAGAGTCCCCCGGCCGCGCAaggaaaacagaagaagaaagccGGCAAAGGTGAGAAGTCGAAGGCGAAAGACGGGGAGCTGTTCATCAGGGTGCTGTACAACGGCGAGGATGTGACATTTCACACCACCTTCTGTCGCTCACACAACCGCCACGCCAGCCAACCCCTTTGCCCTCTGAAGAACTTCCTGTCTTTTGTCAGGAGAGACATGTTCAGTGTTGTCAACGCTACTTCCTACCAGGAGGCCTGCTCCCGGCGCCCTGGTTga